In Apis mellifera strain DH4 linkage group LG3, Amel_HAv3.1, whole genome shotgun sequence, one DNA window encodes the following:
- the LOC551701 gene encoding late secretory pathway protein AVL9 homolog isoform X1 → MAESIGPILHVIVVGFHHKKGCQVEYSFPPLVPGAPNECPLGWKYLPTLALPDGSHNYDEDTVYFHLPSLNNPKCTIYGISCFRQIPVEKLKNRTSDITRGTVQKSVCVLSTLPLYGHIQVKMALITHAYFEEGDFSKVSLLEDTYHHLNSCMSCESQIPPQIFVGLSARDFILQFRHKVLLLFKLLLLEKRIIFYQSPVQPLCAAILTLLSLYPGMIEHGLQQAACVRTSRPMSPIPTFDEEEISVNTIDNNLSSTNCIKDDISDKVTVHINGNSDRNSLCINDNKAIETMEGKCMDELKNVTVQKNNNENENLNMKVIEVNSAQECTNVEENNSVYSSKSNDNMHRVQSIHTITLSTTDTDNTLPRDTSNDALSDARLTNNITQIAHINPELCGLPLNIFTKGYLCLPYLSLPYLDLLADINVRGYIVGATNVLFKQKKQLIDVLVEVENTRIETSDPELRRQLHLTTEDLRFADYIVRHVSEPRKDIFLDGVGWEGGDEWIRTQFRVYLLSMLRTSMQQDSRQSDHYNSAFIAAWRLTNNYKIWNSSNKPEISNIEPGHPFAGQLSVQDMKLRLSHTMQNTESGRKLNQAMASTGRAVATTGKAVGGALSQAKGAFSNWWSTLTTVQPVEEGKDNQTSTIHQTLSNMANKTAVEDDEINMTTNNTGLEE, encoded by the exons ATGGCAGAATCAATTGGACCGATACTTCATGTGATTGTCGTCGGATTTCATCACAAAAAAGGATGTCAa gTAGAGTATTCATTTCCTCCTTTGGTACCTGGAGCCCCAAACGAATGTCCATTAGGATGGAAATATTTACCAACTCTTGCTCTGCCAGATGGATCTCATAATTATGATGAAGATACGGTCTATTTTCATTTGCCCAGTCTGAATAATCCAAAATGTACGATATATGGCATTTCATGCTTTAGACAAATTCCTGTTgag aaattaaaaaatcgtacATCCGACATAACAAGAGGTACGGTTCAAAAATCTGTTTGCGTTTTAAGTACTTTACCATTATATGGTCATATTCAAGTAAAAATGGCTTTGATAACGCATGCATATTTTGAAGAAGGTGATTTTAGTAAAGTGTCATTATTGGAAGATACTTACCATCATCTCAATTCTTGTATGAGTTGTGAGAGTCAAATACCACCGCAAATATTTGttg gatTGTCTGCAAGAGATTTCATATTACAATTTCGTCACAAAgttcttttattgtttaaactacttttgttagaaaaaagaataattttttatcaatcaccGGTTCAACCATTATGCGCTGCAATATTAACATTACTTTCATTGTATCCTGGTATGATAGAACATGGTTTGCAACAAGCTGCTTGCGTtag aacatCTAGACCTATGTCTCCTATTCCTACATTtgacgaagaagaaatatcggTAAATactatcgataataatttatcttctacAAATTGTATCAAAGATGATATATCTGATAAAGTAACGGTACATATTAATGGTAATTCTGATAGAAATTCATTatgtataaatgataataaagctATTGAAACTATGGAAGGTAAATGCatggatgaattaaaaaatgtaacggtacaaaagaataataatgaaaatgaaaatttaaatatgaaagtcATTGAAGTTAATTCAGCGCAAGAATGTACCAAtgtggaagaaaataattctgtatattcttcaaaatcgAATGATAATATGCATAGAGTGCAAAGTATACATACGATTACATTAAGTACAACGGATACTGATAATACATTACCGCGTGATACGAGTAACGATGCACTTTCTGATGCAcgtttaacaaataatattactcaAATTGCACATATAAATCCTGAATTATGTGGTTTgcctttaaatatatttacaaag GGATATTTATGTTTACCATACTTATCTTTACCATATCTGGATCTTTTGGCAGATATTAATGTTAGAGGATACATAGTAGGTGCAACGAATGTtttgtttaaacaaaaaaaacaacttATTGATGTATTAGTAGAG GTTGAAAATACGCGAATAGAAACGAGTGACCCAGAATTAAGAAGACAATTGCATCTTACAACTGAAGATTTAAGATTTGCTGATTATATAGTAAGGCATGTTTCGGAGCCAcgcaaagatatttttttggatGGTGTAGGATGGGAAGGCGGAGACGAATGGATTAGAACTCAATTTCGGGTTTACTTATTGAGCATGTTAAGAACATCGATGCAACAAGATAGTAGGCAATCTGATCATTATAATTCTGCATTTATAGCTGCTTGGCgtttaacgaataattataagatatggAATAGTTCTAATAAACCAGAAATTAGTAATATAGAACCAGGTCATCCATTTGCTGGACAATTATCTGTTCAAGATATGAAATTACGATTATCGCA TACAATGCAAAATACGGAAAGTGGTAGAAAATTGAATCAAGCAATGGCATCAACTGGACGAGCGGTTGCGACAACTGGAAAAGCAGTTG
- the LOC551727 gene encoding SUZ domain-containing protein 1 isoform X1 → MSTMDDVLESWEEIEESEVLNKRLDALQLNAVEALEEIESSSFKTSHNSSTRMIMLGEDGMRSQYVPPKPTVKILKRPSRDSQGSGDGPLVNGDKPKHPIKSLKQREQEYAEARKRILGEEKSPEEKLMQEINKIQPKSTTPSSSGLPSNILRMPIGPDGTRGFNVRR, encoded by the exons atgtcAACTATGGATGATGTTCTTGAAAGTTgggaagaaattgaagaatcaGAG GTACTCAACAAAAGATTGGATGCTCTTCAATTAAATGCGGTAGAAGCATTAGAGGAAATAGAATCTTCTAG CTTCAAAACCAGTCACAATTCGAGTACCAGAATGATAATGTTAGGCGAAGATGGTATGAGATCTCAATATGTACCTCCAAAACCGAcggtaaaaattttgaaaaggccTTCGAGAGATTCACAAGGTAGTGGTGATGGACCGTTAGTGAATGGAGATAAGCCAAAACATCCTATTAAATCTTTGAAAcag agggAACAAGAATATGCAGaagcgagaaaaagaattttaggcGAAGAAAAAAGTCCGGAGGAAAAGTTAatgcaagaaataaataaaattcaaccaAAATCGACGACTCCGAGTAGTAGTGGGTTACCAAGTAACATTCTTCGTATGCCTATTGGACCAGATGGAACACGGGGATTTAATGTACGCAGGTAG
- the LOC551701 gene encoding late secretory pathway protein AVL9 homolog isoform X3, whose product MAESIGPILHVIVVGFHHKKGCQVEYSFPPLVPGAPNECPLGWKYLPTLALPDGSHNYDEDTVYFHLPSLNNPKCTIYGISCFRQIPVEKLKNRTSDITRGTVQKSVCVLSTLPLYGHIQVKMALITHAYFEEGDFSKVSLLEDTYHHLNSCMSCESQIPPQIFVGLSARDFILQFRHKVLLLFKLLLLEKRIIFYQSPVQPLCAAILTLLSLYPGMIEHGLQQAACVRTSRPMSPIPTFDEEEISVNTIDNNLSSTNCIKDDISDKVTVHINGNSDRNSLCINDNKAIETMEGKCMDELKNVTVQKNNNENENLNMKVIEVNSAQECTNVEENNSVYSSKSNDNMHRVQSIHTITLSTTDTDNTLPRDTSNDALSDARLTNNITQIAHINPELCGLPLNIFTKGYLCLPYLSLPYLDLLADINVRGYIVGATNVLFKQKKQLIDVLVEVENTRIETSDPELRRQLHLTTEDLRFADYIVRHVSEPRKDIFLDGVGWEGGDEWIRTQFRVYLLSMLRTSMQQDSRQSDHYNSAFIAAWRLTNNYKIWNSSNKPEISNIEPGHPFAGQLSVQDMKLRLSHTMQNTESGRKLNQAMASTGRAVATTGKAVDNYKKSSLECG is encoded by the exons ATGGCAGAATCAATTGGACCGATACTTCATGTGATTGTCGTCGGATTTCATCACAAAAAAGGATGTCAa gTAGAGTATTCATTTCCTCCTTTGGTACCTGGAGCCCCAAACGAATGTCCATTAGGATGGAAATATTTACCAACTCTTGCTCTGCCAGATGGATCTCATAATTATGATGAAGATACGGTCTATTTTCATTTGCCCAGTCTGAATAATCCAAAATGTACGATATATGGCATTTCATGCTTTAGACAAATTCCTGTTgag aaattaaaaaatcgtacATCCGACATAACAAGAGGTACGGTTCAAAAATCTGTTTGCGTTTTAAGTACTTTACCATTATATGGTCATATTCAAGTAAAAATGGCTTTGATAACGCATGCATATTTTGAAGAAGGTGATTTTAGTAAAGTGTCATTATTGGAAGATACTTACCATCATCTCAATTCTTGTATGAGTTGTGAGAGTCAAATACCACCGCAAATATTTGttg gatTGTCTGCAAGAGATTTCATATTACAATTTCGTCACAAAgttcttttattgtttaaactacttttgttagaaaaaagaataattttttatcaatcaccGGTTCAACCATTATGCGCTGCAATATTAACATTACTTTCATTGTATCCTGGTATGATAGAACATGGTTTGCAACAAGCTGCTTGCGTtag aacatCTAGACCTATGTCTCCTATTCCTACATTtgacgaagaagaaatatcggTAAATactatcgataataatttatcttctacAAATTGTATCAAAGATGATATATCTGATAAAGTAACGGTACATATTAATGGTAATTCTGATAGAAATTCATTatgtataaatgataataaagctATTGAAACTATGGAAGGTAAATGCatggatgaattaaaaaatgtaacggtacaaaagaataataatgaaaatgaaaatttaaatatgaaagtcATTGAAGTTAATTCAGCGCAAGAATGTACCAAtgtggaagaaaataattctgtatattcttcaaaatcgAATGATAATATGCATAGAGTGCAAAGTATACATACGATTACATTAAGTACAACGGATACTGATAATACATTACCGCGTGATACGAGTAACGATGCACTTTCTGATGCAcgtttaacaaataatattactcaAATTGCACATATAAATCCTGAATTATGTGGTTTgcctttaaatatatttacaaag GGATATTTATGTTTACCATACTTATCTTTACCATATCTGGATCTTTTGGCAGATATTAATGTTAGAGGATACATAGTAGGTGCAACGAATGTtttgtttaaacaaaaaaaacaacttATTGATGTATTAGTAGAG GTTGAAAATACGCGAATAGAAACGAGTGACCCAGAATTAAGAAGACAATTGCATCTTACAACTGAAGATTTAAGATTTGCTGATTATATAGTAAGGCATGTTTCGGAGCCAcgcaaagatatttttttggatGGTGTAGGATGGGAAGGCGGAGACGAATGGATTAGAACTCAATTTCGGGTTTACTTATTGAGCATGTTAAGAACATCGATGCAACAAGATAGTAGGCAATCTGATCATTATAATTCTGCATTTATAGCTGCTTGGCgtttaacgaataattataagatatggAATAGTTCTAATAAACCAGAAATTAGTAATATAGAACCAGGTCATCCATTTGCTGGACAATTATCTGTTCAAGATATGAAATTACGATTATCGCA TACAATGCAAAATACGGAAAGTGGTAGAAAATTGAATCAAGCAATGGCATCAACTGGACGAGCGGTTGCGACAACTGGAAAAGCAGTTG acaattataaaaaatcttctcTGGAATGCGGATGa
- the LOC551727 gene encoding SUZ domain-containing protein 1 isoform X2, producing MDHHTLRDQKRMICRFKTSHNSSTRMIMLGEDGMRSQYVPPKPTVKILKRPSRDSQGSGDGPLVNGDKPKHPIKSLKQREQEYAEARKRILGEEKSPEEKLMQEINKIQPKSTTPSSSGLPSNILRMPIGPDGTRGFNVRR from the exons ATGGACCACCATACTCTGAGAGAccaaaaaagaatgatttgtCG CTTCAAAACCAGTCACAATTCGAGTACCAGAATGATAATGTTAGGCGAAGATGGTATGAGATCTCAATATGTACCTCCAAAACCGAcggtaaaaattttgaaaaggccTTCGAGAGATTCACAAGGTAGTGGTGATGGACCGTTAGTGAATGGAGATAAGCCAAAACATCCTATTAAATCTTTGAAAcag agggAACAAGAATATGCAGaagcgagaaaaagaattttaggcGAAGAAAAAAGTCCGGAGGAAAAGTTAatgcaagaaataaataaaattcaaccaAAATCGACGACTCCGAGTAGTAGTGGGTTACCAAGTAACATTCTTCGTATGCCTATTGGACCAGATGGAACACGGGGATTTAATGTACGCAGGTAG
- the LOC551701 gene encoding late secretory pathway protein AVL9 homolog isoform X2: MAESIGPILHVIVVGFHHKKGCQVEYSFPPLVPGAPNECPLGWKYLPTLALPDGSHNYDEDTVYFHLPSLNNPKCTIYGISCFRQIPVEKLKNRTSDITRGTVQKSVCVLSTLPLYGHIQVKMALITHAYFEEGDFSKVSLLEDTYHHLNSCMSCESQIPPQIFVGLSARDFILQFRHKVLLLFKLLLLEKRIIFYQSPVQPLCAAILTLLSLYPGMIEHGLQQAACVRPMSPIPTFDEEEISVNTIDNNLSSTNCIKDDISDKVTVHINGNSDRNSLCINDNKAIETMEGKCMDELKNVTVQKNNNENENLNMKVIEVNSAQECTNVEENNSVYSSKSNDNMHRVQSIHTITLSTTDTDNTLPRDTSNDALSDARLTNNITQIAHINPELCGLPLNIFTKGYLCLPYLSLPYLDLLADINVRGYIVGATNVLFKQKKQLIDVLVEVENTRIETSDPELRRQLHLTTEDLRFADYIVRHVSEPRKDIFLDGVGWEGGDEWIRTQFRVYLLSMLRTSMQQDSRQSDHYNSAFIAAWRLTNNYKIWNSSNKPEISNIEPGHPFAGQLSVQDMKLRLSHTMQNTESGRKLNQAMASTGRAVATTGKAVGGALSQAKGAFSNWWSTLTTVQPVEEGKDNQTSTIHQTLSNMANKTAVEDDEINMTTNNTGLEE, encoded by the exons ATGGCAGAATCAATTGGACCGATACTTCATGTGATTGTCGTCGGATTTCATCACAAAAAAGGATGTCAa gTAGAGTATTCATTTCCTCCTTTGGTACCTGGAGCCCCAAACGAATGTCCATTAGGATGGAAATATTTACCAACTCTTGCTCTGCCAGATGGATCTCATAATTATGATGAAGATACGGTCTATTTTCATTTGCCCAGTCTGAATAATCCAAAATGTACGATATATGGCATTTCATGCTTTAGACAAATTCCTGTTgag aaattaaaaaatcgtacATCCGACATAACAAGAGGTACGGTTCAAAAATCTGTTTGCGTTTTAAGTACTTTACCATTATATGGTCATATTCAAGTAAAAATGGCTTTGATAACGCATGCATATTTTGAAGAAGGTGATTTTAGTAAAGTGTCATTATTGGAAGATACTTACCATCATCTCAATTCTTGTATGAGTTGTGAGAGTCAAATACCACCGCAAATATTTGttg gatTGTCTGCAAGAGATTTCATATTACAATTTCGTCACAAAgttcttttattgtttaaactacttttgttagaaaaaagaataattttttatcaatcaccGGTTCAACCATTATGCGCTGCAATATTAACATTACTTTCATTGTATCCTGGTATGATAGAACATGGTTTGCAACAAGCTGCTTGCGTtag ACCTATGTCTCCTATTCCTACATTtgacgaagaagaaatatcggTAAATactatcgataataatttatcttctacAAATTGTATCAAAGATGATATATCTGATAAAGTAACGGTACATATTAATGGTAATTCTGATAGAAATTCATTatgtataaatgataataaagctATTGAAACTATGGAAGGTAAATGCatggatgaattaaaaaatgtaacggtacaaaagaataataatgaaaatgaaaatttaaatatgaaagtcATTGAAGTTAATTCAGCGCAAGAATGTACCAAtgtggaagaaaataattctgtatattcttcaaaatcgAATGATAATATGCATAGAGTGCAAAGTATACATACGATTACATTAAGTACAACGGATACTGATAATACATTACCGCGTGATACGAGTAACGATGCACTTTCTGATGCAcgtttaacaaataatattactcaAATTGCACATATAAATCCTGAATTATGTGGTTTgcctttaaatatatttacaaag GGATATTTATGTTTACCATACTTATCTTTACCATATCTGGATCTTTTGGCAGATATTAATGTTAGAGGATACATAGTAGGTGCAACGAATGTtttgtttaaacaaaaaaaacaacttATTGATGTATTAGTAGAG GTTGAAAATACGCGAATAGAAACGAGTGACCCAGAATTAAGAAGACAATTGCATCTTACAACTGAAGATTTAAGATTTGCTGATTATATAGTAAGGCATGTTTCGGAGCCAcgcaaagatatttttttggatGGTGTAGGATGGGAAGGCGGAGACGAATGGATTAGAACTCAATTTCGGGTTTACTTATTGAGCATGTTAAGAACATCGATGCAACAAGATAGTAGGCAATCTGATCATTATAATTCTGCATTTATAGCTGCTTGGCgtttaacgaataattataagatatggAATAGTTCTAATAAACCAGAAATTAGTAATATAGAACCAGGTCATCCATTTGCTGGACAATTATCTGTTCAAGATATGAAATTACGATTATCGCA TACAATGCAAAATACGGAAAGTGGTAGAAAATTGAATCAAGCAATGGCATCAACTGGACGAGCGGTTGCGACAACTGGAAAAGCAGTTG
- the LOC724382 gene encoding protein obstructor-E: MINVYFVTILAVVAVTHGAFNCPSKDGQYEDPKQCDKYYECIDGIATEKLCPDGLVFDPLNRKVNKCDHVFNVDCGDRLELQPPQPTKKCPRRNGFFAHPDASVCNIFYNCIDGEAIEITCTTGLHFDEYSGTCVWPDSAGREGCGVVDKKLKDGFECPRESQVDTRGMVVDHPKFAHPDDCQKFYVCLNGVTPREQGCSDGTVYNEEQQRCDAPENVPGCEDWYKDDDKKP; encoded by the exons atgaTTAACGTATATTTTGTAACGATATTGGCTGTGGTTGCTGTAACAC ACGGTGCGTTCAATTGCCCGAGTAAAGATGGTCAGTACGAAGATCCGAAACAGTGCGACAAATATTACGAATGCATCGATGGCATCGCCACGGAGAAACTTTGTCCAGATGGACTCGTTTTCGATCCCTTGAATCGAAAAGTAAACAAATGCGATCACGTATTCAACGTTGATTGCGGAGATCGCCTCGAATTGC AACCTCCTCAACCGACCAAGAAATGTCCTCGAAGGAATGGTTTTTTCGCTCATCCAGATGCATccgtttgtaatattttttacaattgcaTCGATGGCGAAGCTATCGAAATTACGTGTACCACCGGATTACATTTCGACGAGTATAGCGGAACATGCGTTTGGCCCGACAGCGCTGGTCGAGAA GGATGCGGAGTAGTagacaaaaaattgaaagacgGCTTCGAATGTCCAAGAGAAAGTCAAGTGGACACGAGAGGAATGGTCGTCGATCATCCGAAATTCGCTCATCCAGATGACTGTCAAAAGTTTTACGTCTGTTTGAACGGAGTAACACCACGCGAACAAGGTTGTAGCGATGGGACCGTTTATAACGAGGAACAACAAAGATGCGATGCACCGGAAAATGTTCCCGGctg cgaGGATTGGTACAAGGACGACGATAAGAAaccgtaa